From one Amycolatopsis sp. FDAARGOS 1241 genomic stretch:
- a CDS encoding RNA polymerase subunit sigma-70: MAELWDQLADYRPELVALCYRMTGSVQEAEDLAQETYLRAWRSRDAFEGRSSVRTWVYRIAMNVCLTALKGSGRRVLPAGLGVPGQDPDVPLAAADVLWLDPLPEDPAHVAERRSTLRLALVASLQYLPPRQRAAFLLREVLALPADEIAEVLGTTVPAVKSALQRARARLDEVTPTPDAFVEPDSSAARAILNTYIAAFETADVPALTRLLRDDATLEVVPSGLSLSGKGACVPHLAAHVLTAPGLYRMFPTVANGQPAAAAYHRDHLDAPFRPFGLAVLATDATHLVAITTFLDPALVGAAGFPADPAHAGGSFRR, encoded by the coding sequence TTGGCCGAACTGTGGGATCAGCTGGCGGACTACCGGCCGGAGCTGGTGGCCCTGTGCTACCGCATGACGGGCTCCGTGCAGGAGGCCGAGGACCTGGCGCAGGAAACCTACCTGCGCGCCTGGCGAAGCCGTGACGCGTTCGAAGGCCGCTCCTCGGTGCGTACGTGGGTGTACCGGATCGCCATGAACGTGTGCCTCACCGCGCTGAAGGGCAGCGGACGCCGGGTGCTGCCGGCCGGTCTGGGCGTCCCCGGTCAGGACCCCGACGTTCCGCTGGCCGCGGCTGACGTCCTGTGGCTCGACCCGCTGCCCGAGGACCCCGCCCACGTCGCCGAACGGCGGTCGACGCTACGGCTCGCGCTGGTGGCCAGCCTGCAGTACCTGCCGCCGCGGCAGCGGGCCGCGTTCCTGCTGCGGGAAGTGCTGGCCCTGCCCGCCGACGAGATCGCCGAGGTGCTGGGCACCACCGTGCCCGCGGTGAAAAGCGCCCTCCAGCGCGCCCGGGCCCGGCTCGACGAAGTGACGCCGACACCCGACGCCTTCGTCGAGCCGGACTCGAGTGCGGCTCGCGCCATCCTGAACACCTACATCGCGGCCTTCGAGACCGCAGACGTTCCGGCGTTGACGCGGCTGTTGCGCGACGACGCGACCCTGGAGGTCGTCCCGTCGGGTCTTTCCCTTTCCGGCAAGGGCGCTTGTGTGCCCCACCTCGCGGCACACGTGCTCACCGCGCCCGGTCTCTACCGGATGTTCCCGACCGTCGCCAATGGACAACCCGCCGCGGCGGCCTACCACCGCGACCACCTCGACGCGCCGTTCCGGCCGTTCGGGCTGGCGGTGCTGGCCACCGACGCCACACACCTCGTGGCGATCACGACGTTCCTCGACCCGGCGCTGGTCGGCGCCGCCGGTTTTCCCGCCGACCCGGCGCACGCCGGTGGCAGCTTCAGGCGTTGA
- a CDS encoding RNA polymerase subunit sigma-70 translates to MTSPAGPRAAVPDDEVAAALGGDQRAYAALVERHRAELHLHCYRFTASTQDAEDLVQETFLRAGAKRASFPGRSTFHAWLYGIATNACLDVLRRRPRRVTPPEVSGPADPSPARRRTSRGWSPTRTGSSRTSWRPESIPRRCWSGGRPTELAFLAAIQHLPQRQRAVLILRDVVGWPAAETAAALDVTVASVNSALQRARETLRRRWVRNDADRRAIARLGEVEQAMLAGMVDAWERTDVDEVAALLGARARLVMPPMTSWYDGRESITQFLASHAFTPGMTGHVRAMATAANRQPALGIYLRDANARFRPFALLVLTVEREVITELALFHLPRLFPLCGLPVEW, encoded by the coding sequence GTGACGAGCCCGGCCGGCCCGAGGGCCGCGGTACCGGACGACGAGGTGGCGGCAGCGCTGGGAGGTGACCAGCGCGCGTACGCGGCACTGGTCGAACGCCATCGCGCCGAACTGCACCTGCACTGCTACCGGTTCACGGCGTCGACCCAGGACGCGGAGGACCTGGTCCAGGAGACGTTCTTGCGCGCGGGGGCCAAGCGGGCGAGCTTCCCGGGCCGCTCGACCTTCCACGCGTGGCTCTACGGGATCGCGACGAACGCGTGCCTCGACGTGCTCCGGCGCCGGCCGAGACGGGTGACGCCGCCGGAAGTCAGCGGCCCGGCTGATCCGAGCCCCGCCCGCCGACGGACCTCGCGTGGCTGGAGCCCTACCCGGACCGGCTCCTCGAGGACGTCGTGGCGTCCGGAGTCGATCCCGAGGCGATGCTGGTCCGGCGGGAGGCCCACTGAGCTGGCGTTCCTGGCGGCGATCCAGCACCTGCCCCAGCGGCAACGGGCCGTGCTCATCCTGCGGGACGTGGTCGGGTGGCCGGCCGCGGAAACGGCCGCCGCACTCGACGTGACGGTGGCGTCGGTGAACAGCGCGCTGCAACGCGCGCGGGAGACGCTCAGGAGGCGCTGGGTGCGAAACGACGCCGATCGCCGGGCGATCGCCCGGCTCGGCGAGGTCGAACAGGCAATGCTGGCGGGCATGGTCGACGCGTGGGAGCGCACCGACGTCGACGAGGTCGCCGCGCTGCTGGGCGCTCGGGCCCGGCTCGTCATGCCGCCCATGACGTCCTGGTACGACGGGCGGGAGTCGATCACGCAGTTCCTCGCCTCGCACGCCTTCACGCCGGGCATGACCGGCCACGTGCGCGCGATGGCGACCGCCGCGAACCGGCAACCCGCTCTGGGGATCTACCTCCGCGACGCGAACGCGCGGTTCCGGCCGTTCGCCCTGCTCGTCCTCACCGTCGAGCGTGAGGTGATCACGGAGCTGGCCCTGTTCCACCTGCCCCGGCTGTTCCCGCTGTGCGGGCTGCCCGTCGAGTGGTGA